The proteins below are encoded in one region of bacterium:
- a CDS encoding porin, which translates to MNNFVWITLVLSCLAGVGAFAVEVPEALPVLTNSIEQAQTAPRFGDNLIWGLKWENGLQYELGGSGRVSRLKERHPDSDVEVWHGKIGFKGQYDAAAYHTDKGMEDISDDDGIRRARLYTSGGFFFGVPISYKAEAEMADDQFYIREAYLWLWDIPFAKTVKVGHFKAPMTMEGYAGSGDTLFLERASPVEAFGPGIMYGLQAGGMAKERDSTWALGWFADGGQNDIAESSKSPTRAIGRVTWLPWVEEQNGETKLLHLGTSAQVLYSVDKNIRYRSRPESYFAPRLVDTGELNAEESTSVGMECAWVDGPWCLQSELLDARVSQQSDGLNFWGGYVAGSWIFTGESHLYNRTLGCLVKPTPKAPFSFRERQFGAWEVVSRFSYLDLNDAAVQGGVMNITTFGVNGYLTSRLKVMLDYAFGRVAESEQDGGLRILEGRVQYEF; encoded by the coding sequence TTGAACAATTTTGTTTGGATAACGTTGGTTTTATCCTGTCTGGCAGGAGTGGGAGCGTTCGCCGTAGAGGTTCCCGAAGCCCTGCCCGTTTTGACCAACTCAATCGAACAGGCGCAAACCGCGCCCCGATTCGGTGACAACCTGATCTGGGGCTTGAAGTGGGAAAACGGCCTGCAATATGAACTGGGCGGAAGCGGGCGGGTGAGCCGCTTGAAGGAGCGTCATCCGGACAGTGACGTGGAGGTCTGGCACGGGAAAATTGGTTTTAAGGGCCAATATGACGCAGCGGCTTACCATACTGACAAAGGAATGGAGGACATCTCTGACGACGATGGTATCCGTCGAGCCAGGCTGTATACCAGTGGAGGGTTCTTTTTCGGCGTACCTATTTCCTACAAGGCGGAGGCCGAAATGGCCGATGATCAATTCTATATTCGCGAAGCGTATTTGTGGTTATGGGATATCCCCTTCGCCAAAACGGTGAAGGTGGGTCATTTTAAGGCGCCGATGACGATGGAAGGCTATGCCGGCAGCGGGGATACGCTTTTCCTGGAGCGGGCCTCTCCCGTGGAAGCATTTGGGCCGGGAATCATGTATGGGCTTCAGGCGGGAGGAATGGCCAAGGAAAGAGATTCGACTTGGGCCCTTGGGTGGTTCGCAGATGGGGGGCAAAACGACATTGCCGAGTCGTCCAAGAGCCCTACACGTGCCATTGGGCGCGTGACCTGGCTGCCGTGGGTTGAGGAGCAAAACGGGGAGACCAAGCTGCTCCATCTGGGGACCAGTGCACAGGTTCTCTACTCGGTCGATAAAAATATCCGGTATCGATCCAGGCCGGAAAGTTATTTTGCGCCCCGGTTGGTGGATACAGGGGAACTCAATGCTGAGGAGTCAACGTCCGTTGGGATGGAGTGTGCATGGGTTGATGGCCCGTGGTGTTTGCAGTCAGAGTTGCTGGATGCACGTGTGAGCCAGCAGAGTGATGGCCTCAATTTCTGGGGCGGATATGTGGCCGGAAGTTGGATCTTTACCGGGGAAAGCCACCTCTATAACAGAACGCTCGGGTGTCTGGTCAAGCCGACGCCGAAAGCCCCGTTTTCGTTTCGTGAGCGGCAATTTGGCGCCTGGGAAGTGGTCTCGCGTTTCTCGTACCTGGATCTGAACGATGCTGCCGTGCAGGGAGGGGTGATGAATATCACAACTTTCGGGGTGAATGGATATCTGACCTCCCGGCTGAAGGTCATGTTGGATTACGCTTTTGGCCGGGTGGCGGAAAGCGAACAGGATGGCGGGCTGAGAATTTTAGAAGGCCGGGTTCAGTACGAGTTTTGA